The sequence AACGCGTTGCACGGCGCCGCGCTGCCGGTCATCGGCATCGGGTTCGGGCAGCTCGCGTGCTTCCTCGTGTTCTGGGCGCTGCAGCTCTACTTCATCTGGCACGGCACCGATTCGATCCGCTGGCTCGAGAGCTGGTCCGCGCCGATCAAGGTCGTGATGTGCGTGGCGCTCGTGTGGTGGGCGACGTCGAAGGCGGGCGGCTTCGGCACGATGCTGTCGGCACCGTCGCAGTTCGCGGCGGGCGGCAAGAAGGCCGGGCTGTTCTGGGCGACCTTCTGGCCGGGCCTGACCGCGATGGTCGGCTTCTGGGCGACCCTTGCGCTGAACATTCCCGACTTCACGCGCTTCGCGCATTCGCAGCGCGACCAGGTGATCGGGCAGTCGATCGGGCTGCCGTTGCCGATGGCGTTGCTGTCGGTGGTATCGGTCGTCGTGACGTCGGCGACCGTCGTGATCTACGGCAACGCGATCTGGGATCCGATCGACCTGACGAGCCGGATGACGGGCATCGGCGTGGGCATCGCGCTCGTGATCCTCACGCTCGACACGATGTGCTGCAACCTCGCCGCGAATCTCGTCGGCCCGGCCTACGACTTCTCGAGCCTGTGGCCGAAGGCGATCTCGTATCGCACCGGCGGGATGATCACCGCGACGATCGCGATCGTGATGATGCCGTGGAAAATCCTCGCGACGACGGACGGCTATATCTTCACCTGGCTCGTCGGCTATTCGGCGCTGCTCGGGCCGGTGGCGGGGATCCTGATGGTCGACTACTTCCTGATTCGCGGCACGCGGCTCGACACGCGCGCGCTGTTCGACGAGCGCGGCGGCTTCAGCTACGCGCGCGGCTGGAATCCGGCGGCGCTGGCCGCGCTCGCGGTCGGCGTGCTGCCGAACCTGCCCGGTTTCCTGCACACGGCGTTTCCGGCGTCGTTTCCGAACGTGCCGGCGTTCTTCAACACGCTTTACACGTATGCGTGGTTCGTCGGCCTCGTGCTGGCGTCGTGCGTGTACGGCACCTGGATGAAGTGGCGCGCCGGACAGCACGCGCAGATCGCGAGCGCATGACGCGCGCGATGCGTGTGATGTGCCTGATGCGCTTGATGCGGCACCCGACAGTCAACGAGGAGGCAACCCAATGGCAATCCTGATTCGTGGCGGCACCGTGGTCGATGCGGACCGCTCCTATCGCGCGGACGTGCTCTGCGCAGCCCCGGAGGACGGCGGCACGATCCTGCAGATCGCCGAGCAGATCGACGCACCGGCCGGCGCGACCGTCGTCGATGCGCATGACCAGTACGTGATGCCGGGCGGCATCGATCCGCATACGCATATGGAACTGCCGTTCATGGGCACGACCGCGAGCGACGATTTCTACACGGGTACGGCCGCCGGGCTTTCGGGCGGCACGACGAGCATCATCGACTTCGTGATCCCGAGCCCGAAGCAGTCGCTGATGGACGCGTTCCACGCCTGGCGCGGCTGGGCCGAGAAGGCGGCGGCCGACTACGGTTTCCACGTGGCCGTGACGTGGTGGGACGAGAGCGTGCACCGCGACATGGGCACGCTCGTGCGCGAGCACGGCGTGTCGAGCTTCAAGCACTTCATGGCGTACAAGAACGCGATCATGGCCGACGACGAGGTGCTCGTGAACAGCTTCTCGCGTGCGCTCGAACTCGGTGCGCTGCCGACCGTGCACGCGGAGAACGGCGAGCTCGTGTTCCAGCTGCAGAAGGCGCTGCTCGCGCGCGGGATGACGGGGCCGGAGGCGCATCCGCTGTCGCGGCCGCCGGAGGTCGAGGGCGAGGCCGCGAACCGCGCGATCCGCATCGCGCAGGTGCTCGGCGTGCCCGTGTATATCGTGCATGTGTCCGCGAAGGATGCGGTCGATGCGATCGCGCGTGCGCGCAGCGAAGGGCTGCGCGTGTTCGGCGAGGTGCTGCCGGGCCACCTGGTGATCGACGAGGCCGTCTATCGCGATCCGGACTGGACGCGTGCGGCCGCGCACGTGATGAGCCCGCCGTTCCGCTCGGCCGAGCATCGCGAGGCACTGTGGCGCGGGCTGCAGGCGGGGCAACTGCATACGACGGCGACCGACCACTGCGTGTTCTGCGCATCGCAGAAGGCGATGGGCCGCGAGGATTTCACGAAGATCCCGAACGGCTGCGGCGGTGTCGAGGATCGCATGTCGGTGCTGTGGCATCACGGCGTGAATCACGGCCGCATCACGCCGAACGAGTTCGTGCGGATCACGTCGGCGAACGCCGCGCAGATCTTCAACCTGTATCCACGCAAGGGTGCCGTGCAGGTGGGTGCCGATGCCGACCTCGTCGTGTGGGACCCGGCCGCGACGAAGACGATCTCGGTGAAGACCCATCATCAGCAGGTCGACTTCAACGTGTTCGAGGGGATGACGGTGCAGGGCGTCGCGACGCACACGCTCACGCGCGGTGCACTGGCGTGGGCCGACGGTGACTTGCGCGCCGTGCGCGGCGCGGGCCGCTATCTGAAGCGTCCGCCGGCGGCCAGTTACTACGAGGCCGCGCGGATCGCGAACCGGTTGCGCGAACCGCATCCGGTCGAACGCACCGGTTGAACGTTGCGTAGCGCGCGGGGCGTGTCGGTTCGAGCGACACGCTCCGCGCGTGAACCTGTTTTCCCGTTCGTGCGGGCACCCCTCCGGCCCGAATTCCCCTCTCCGCATCCCGACAATTCTCTCAATATTTGGGACGAATTGCGTGTGATCTCGTCTTTCCAATCCCTCGGTACATAGAAGAACTGAGCAAGTTGATGCGGCACACGATGTCGCGCAAATGCGACCATTTTGTTTGCGTTGTCGCCATGCATGCCGGCGAGTAATATCCACCGACGGCGTTGCGCAGGCGTGCCGGGCCGCCCGCCGAACAGTCCAATAACATTGAGAGCAAGGAGTACGAGGTGGATATTCTGCGCAGTCTCCTGGGTATGCTGTTCCTGCTGATGGTTGCCTATCTGCTGTCGAACAACCGGCGCGCGGTGAGCGGCCGGACCATGATCGCCGCGCTGTGCACGCAACTGGCGATCGGTGCGCTGGTGCTGTTCGTGCCGGCGGGACGCACGGCGCTGGCGGGCGCCGCGAACGGCGTCAATCGCGTGCTCGACATGGGTAATCACGGCATCGCATTCGTATTCGGCGGGCTGGTCGACAGCCGGATGTTCCAGCTGTTCGGCGACGGCGGGTTCGTGTTCGGCCTGCGCGTGCTGCCGATGATCATCTTCGTGACCGCGCTGATCGCGGTGCTGTACTACATCGGCGTGATGAAGTGGATCGTCGCGATCCTCGGTGCCGCGCTCGCGAAATTGCTCGGCGTGAGCCGCATCGAGG comes from Burkholderia lata and encodes:
- a CDS encoding NCS1 family nucleobase:cation symporter-1, whose protein sequence is MNHAANPADPDSAAAQGGSLYNDDLAPTTPAQRTWKWYHFAALWVGMVMNIASYMLAAGLIQEGMSPWQAVTTVLLGNLIVLVPMLLIGHAGTKHGIPYAVLVRASFGTQGAKLPALLRAIVACGWYGIQTWLGGSAIYTLLNILTGNALHGAALPVIGIGFGQLACFLVFWALQLYFIWHGTDSIRWLESWSAPIKVVMCVALVWWATSKAGGFGTMLSAPSQFAAGGKKAGLFWATFWPGLTAMVGFWATLALNIPDFTRFAHSQRDQVIGQSIGLPLPMALLSVVSVVVTSATVVIYGNAIWDPIDLTSRMTGIGVGIALVILTLDTMCCNLAANLVGPAYDFSSLWPKAISYRTGGMITATIAIVMMPWKILATTDGYIFTWLVGYSALLGPVAGILMVDYFLIRGTRLDTRALFDERGGFSYARGWNPAALAALAVGVLPNLPGFLHTAFPASFPNVPAFFNTLYTYAWFVGLVLASCVYGTWMKWRAGQHAQIASA
- the hydA gene encoding dihydropyrimidinase; the encoded protein is MAILIRGGTVVDADRSYRADVLCAAPEDGGTILQIAEQIDAPAGATVVDAHDQYVMPGGIDPHTHMELPFMGTTASDDFYTGTAAGLSGGTTSIIDFVIPSPKQSLMDAFHAWRGWAEKAAADYGFHVAVTWWDESVHRDMGTLVREHGVSSFKHFMAYKNAIMADDEVLVNSFSRALELGALPTVHAENGELVFQLQKALLARGMTGPEAHPLSRPPEVEGEAANRAIRIAQVLGVPVYIVHVSAKDAVDAIARARSEGLRVFGEVLPGHLVIDEAVYRDPDWTRAAAHVMSPPFRSAEHREALWRGLQAGQLHTTATDHCVFCASQKAMGREDFTKIPNGCGGVEDRMSVLWHHGVNHGRITPNEFVRITSANAAQIFNLYPRKGAVQVGADADLVVWDPAATKTISVKTHHQQVDFNVFEGMTVQGVATHTLTRGALAWADGDLRAVRGAGRYLKRPPAASYYEAARIANRLREPHPVERTG